One genomic window of Cellulophaga sp. Hel_I_12 includes the following:
- a CDS encoding HTTM domain-containing protein, which yields MVSRLNTYRNKTTEAAPLAVFRIFFGLMMFISIVRFWSNGWIDKLYIQPKLFFSYYGFEWVQPLGVYTYLLFFICAMAAICIALGYRYRIAIIIFFLSFTYIELMDKTTYLNHYYFISCLSFLMIFLPANAYYSMDAQRDRDKAYKQIPKWTTDAIKLLIALVYFYAGLAKLNSDWLVEAMPLKIWLPAQYDLPLLGNLMQQQWLHYAFSWGGAAYDLAIPFLLFYRPTRWAAFGLVVIFHLMTRILFPIGMFPYVMIVSALVFFDAGVHHKILKTISTIFRIKKEKTDAGIRNKTYRNKTKTPMLIVGLFIAFQLLFPWRYLLYKNELFWTEEGYRFSWRVMLMEKAGYAQFKIVDKKKGTAFLVDNTDFLSTFQEKQMSTQPDFILQYAQLLGKHFTAHGHKNIAVYVESYVALNGRLSQPYIDPKVNLLEQEESFGPKNWILEFKDEIKGF from the coding sequence ATGGTTTCGCGTTTAAATACATATCGAAATAAAACTACCGAGGCCGCCCCATTGGCGGTCTTTCGTATTTTTTTCGGTCTTATGATGTTTATTAGTATTGTCCGTTTTTGGAGCAATGGCTGGATTGACAAATTGTATATTCAGCCTAAATTATTTTTTTCATACTATGGATTTGAATGGGTGCAGCCTTTGGGCGTTTATACCTATTTATTATTCTTTATTTGTGCTATGGCGGCAATCTGTATTGCTTTAGGTTATCGATACAGGATAGCGATCATAATTTTTTTTTTAAGCTTTACCTATATCGAATTGATGGATAAGACCACCTATCTTAACCATTATTATTTTATTAGCTGCCTTAGTTTTTTAATGATCTTCCTCCCGGCAAATGCCTATTATTCAATGGATGCCCAAAGGGATAGGGATAAGGCCTATAAACAGATCCCCAAATGGACCACTGATGCCATAAAATTATTGATTGCACTTGTCTATTTCTACGCCGGTCTGGCAAAACTGAACAGCGACTGGCTCGTTGAGGCAATGCCGCTTAAGATATGGTTGCCGGCCCAATATGACTTGCCATTGTTGGGAAATTTAATGCAGCAACAATGGCTTCACTATGCCTTTAGCTGGGGTGGTGCTGCCTATGATCTGGCGATACCGTTTTTGTTGTTTTATAGACCCACCCGTTGGGCAGCTTTCGGTCTGGTGGTGATTTTTCATTTGATGACCCGAATCCTCTTTCCCATAGGTATGTTCCCCTATGTGATGATCGTGAGCGCACTCGTTTTTTTCGATGCGGGAGTCCACCATAAAATATTGAAAACGATTTCGACTATTTTTAGGATTAAAAAGGAAAAGACAGATGCTGGGATACGCAATAAAACCTATCGCAACAAAACCAAGACTCCAATGCTTATCGTGGGTTTGTTTATTGCCTTTCAGTTACTTTTTCCTTGGCGTTATCTGCTCTATAAAAATGAGCTTTTTTGGACCGAGGAAGGATACCGCTTTTCTTGGCGGGTAATGCTAATGGAAAAAGCCGGATATGCACAATTTAAGATTGTGGATAAAAAAAAAGGAACAGCTTTCCTTGTTGACAATACCGATTTTCTGTCAACATTTCAGGAAAAACAGATGAGCACCCAACCCGACTTTATCCTTCAGTACGCCCAGTTGCTCGGAAAACATTTTACAGCCCATGGCCATAAAAATATAGCGGTCTATGTAGAAAGTTATGTGGCACTGAATGGCAGGTTGAGCCAACCTTATATTGACCCAAAAGTAAATTTACTGGAGCAAGAAGAGTCGTTTGGGCCTAAGAACTGGATATTGGAATTTAAGGATGAAATCAAAGGTTTTTAA
- a CDS encoding DUF4856 domain-containing protein: protein MKKMFFTAIIGSLIFASCSSDDEPITETSNIEVPSNYTFERDGQSTVDFSGQTTRILMAEEILNSFTDFENTTVISLQAMYAHQEGDLDFSDAALNASDKNVRSKTAASQDYFSANTTEAAAIRNLFDGYISGQVNEVFPNKDVLAVAGSAGQLADGTKTRYVNAKGLVYNQMFAKSLIGALMADQMLNNYLSIAVLDADNKVADNDNGITEDGETFTTMEHNWDEAYGYLYGTSVDAANPNVTIGGDDSFLNDYLGTVNADPDFSTIAADIFDAFKLGRAAIVAKDYTVRDTQAAIIRQKISEVIAIRAVYYLQQGKNLLANGDFGAAFQNLSEGYGFVFSLRFTRNQSTDTSFFSTSEVDGFTSALLADGLNGFWDLEPSTLDSITEAIAAKFDFTVEQAASAN, encoded by the coding sequence ATGAAAAAAATGTTTTTTACCGCAATTATAGGAAGCCTTATTTTTGCTTCGTGTTCTTCTGATGATGAGCCGATTACTGAAACCTCAAACATTGAGGTGCCTTCAAACTACACCTTCGAAAGAGATGGACAATCCACAGTGGATTTTAGTGGCCAGACCACCCGAATTTTAATGGCTGAAGAAATCCTGAATTCCTTTACAGATTTCGAAAACACGACTGTGATATCCTTGCAGGCAATGTATGCACATCAGGAAGGGGACCTAGATTTTTCAGACGCTGCCTTAAATGCGTCAGATAAAAACGTACGCAGTAAAACGGCTGCGTCCCAAGATTATTTTAGCGCAAACACCACAGAAGCGGCAGCTATAAGAAACCTATTCGATGGCTATATTTCCGGTCAGGTCAATGAGGTATTCCCTAACAAGGATGTCCTAGCAGTCGCTGGCAGTGCCGGTCAACTTGCCGATGGGACAAAAACCCGGTATGTTAACGCTAAAGGACTTGTGTACAACCAAATGTTTGCAAAAAGCCTTATTGGGGCGCTGATGGCAGATCAGATGCTTAACAACTATCTCAGCATAGCTGTTCTTGATGCTGATAATAAAGTTGCGGACAACGACAATGGGATTACAGAGGATGGAGAGACCTTTACCACGATGGAACATAATTGGGACGAGGCCTATGGATACCTCTACGGAACATCCGTTGATGCAGCCAACCCGAATGTAACCATTGGGGGCGATGATAGTTTTTTGAATGATTATTTGGGCACAGTAAACGCAGACCCGGATTTTTCTACCATTGCTGCCGATATTTTTGATGCATTCAAATTGGGTCGTGCCGCGATAGTGGCAAAAGATTATACAGTACGGGATACCCAGGCTGCCATTATACGTCAAAAAATATCCGAGGTAATTGCCATACGTGCGGTATACTATTTACAACAAGGAAAAAATTTGCTTGCAAACGGTGATTTTGGCGCCGCATTCCAAAACCTTTCTGAGGGTTATGGGTTTGTTTTTAGCTTGCGTTTTACTAGAAACCAGAGTACAGATACTTCCTTCTTTAGCACAAGCGAAGTTGATGGTTTTACATCTGCTCTCTTGGCGGATGGACTCAATGGTTTTTGGGACCTTGAACCTTCAACACTGGACAGTATTACTGAAGCTATTGCCGCTAAATTTGACTTCACGGTCGAGCAAGCTGCCAGCGCAAATTAA
- a CDS encoding TonB-dependent receptor → MYLKKEHIIATLFFAFTSSAMFAQYVVQGKVVSAASNEPVPNAEVFLTTLRKSTITNDFGDFKFQDIPKGTYNFTVFAYEYAILDHEVSISDDTSLNFELESLGIELSEVVVTQRKERLFALKRLRDVEGTAIYAGKKSEVVLVSNLTANLAGGNARQIYSQVVGLNIYENNDAGLQLNIGGRGLNPNRSANFNTRQNGYDISADVLGYPESYYTPPAESISEIEVVRGAASLQYGTQFGGLINFKLKQPDPNKKIEWISRQSLGSYNLFTSFNSLGGTLGKVGYYTFFNYKKGNSFRPNSQFESFNGYVHLDYSPTERTKISFEVSYLNYLAQQPGGLTDEQFEEDPTFSNRTRNWFNVDWKLYAMRLEHALSNKTDFSLNLFALDAYRKSVGFRENRVSQEDDLEAPRELIVGNFNNWGAEARLLTRYNFFGKENTVLFGGKYYQSNNTERQGPGSNGSNANFNFEEQTYPNYPRQSDFRFPNLNLALFSENVFKFSEKISVTPGLRFEYIKTRSRGEFKRINFDIAGNPILNEDVADNRDLERSFILLGVGLSYKPHKTVELYGNISQNYRSVTFNDIRITNPSLTVDPNIKDEQGYTFDIGARGRIKKYLSYDVGAFFLNYKDRLGVILREVSDIQQERFRGNIGDAITYGIESFVDWNIWETLSTEKNDIKLGTFVNLALTDSKYTSSQENNVKGKKVEFIPGINLKTGLNFGYKDFLGSLQYTYLGQQFTDATNSPRDFQSQSGIVGEIPAYNIMDLSFSYTYNRFKLEAGVNNVLNESYFTRRATGYPGPGIIPSLPRTIYVLLQLKF, encoded by the coding sequence ATGTATTTAAAAAAAGAACATATAATCGCAACCCTATTTTTTGCCTTCACAAGTTCTGCAATGTTTGCACAATATGTGGTTCAGGGAAAAGTAGTTTCTGCAGCTTCCAACGAACCTGTCCCAAATGCCGAAGTGTTTCTCACTACTCTAAGAAAATCAACCATCACGAATGATTTTGGGGATTTCAAATTTCAGGACATTCCAAAAGGGACCTATAATTTTACCGTATTTGCCTACGAGTATGCTATACTGGATCACGAGGTTAGCATTTCCGATGATACGTCACTGAACTTTGAACTTGAATCTTTGGGCATAGAACTTTCTGAAGTAGTGGTAACCCAAAGAAAAGAACGCCTTTTCGCCCTAAAACGATTAAGGGACGTTGAGGGAACTGCTATTTATGCGGGCAAGAAGAGCGAAGTGGTATTGGTAAGCAACCTTACCGCTAACCTTGCCGGCGGTAATGCCAGGCAGATATACTCCCAAGTAGTCGGGCTCAATATCTACGAAAACAACGATGCCGGACTGCAATTGAATATTGGTGGGCGTGGCCTCAATCCCAACCGCAGTGCAAACTTCAATACAAGACAAAATGGTTATGACATCTCTGCAGATGTACTGGGATATCCCGAAAGTTACTATACACCGCCGGCTGAATCCATTTCAGAGATCGAAGTGGTACGCGGTGCGGCATCTTTGCAGTATGGGACACAATTTGGAGGCCTTATCAATTTTAAACTGAAACAACCCGATCCCAACAAGAAAATAGAGTGGATATCCCGGCAATCCTTGGGTTCTTACAACTTGTTCACCAGTTTTAACAGTTTAGGCGGGACCTTGGGCAAGGTAGGTTATTATACTTTTTTCAACTATAAAAAAGGAAATAGTTTTCGTCCCAACTCCCAGTTTGAATCCTTCAATGGCTACGTACATTTGGATTATTCGCCTACAGAAAGGACCAAAATTTCCTTTGAGGTAAGCTATTTAAACTATTTGGCACAGCAACCGGGCGGTCTTACCGATGAACAGTTTGAGGAAGACCCCACGTTTAGCAACCGAACCCGAAACTGGTTTAATGTAGATTGGAAATTATATGCTATGCGATTGGAACACGCTTTGAGCAATAAAACCGATTTTAGCCTCAACCTCTTTGCCTTGGATGCCTATAGGAAATCGGTTGGTTTTCGCGAAAACAGGGTTTCACAGGAGGATGATCTGGAGGCTCCAAGGGAATTGATAGTAGGTAATTTTAACAACTGGGGGGCAGAGGCCCGTTTGTTGACCCGGTATAATTTCTTCGGAAAAGAGAATACGGTGCTTTTTGGTGGAAAGTACTATCAATCCAATAATACAGAGCGGCAGGGGCCAGGCAGCAACGGTAGCAATGCCAATTTTAATTTTGAAGAACAGACCTACCCCAACTACCCAAGGCAAAGCGATTTTAGGTTTCCGAACTTGAACCTTGCCCTGTTTTCCGAAAATGTCTTTAAGTTCTCCGAAAAAATTTCGGTAACTCCTGGGCTACGGTTTGAATATATAAAGACTAGAAGTAGGGGCGAATTTAAACGGATCAACTTTGATATTGCAGGTAACCCCATCTTAAACGAAGATGTGGCGGATAACCGTGATCTTGAACGTTCTTTTATTTTATTGGGTGTTGGGCTAAGTTATAAACCCCATAAAACGGTTGAACTATATGGGAATATAAGCCAGAATTACCGCTCGGTTACTTTTAATGATATTAGAATTACCAATCCGTCATTGACCGTAGATCCCAACATCAAAGATGAGCAAGGATATACTTTTGATATAGGGGCTCGCGGGCGAATAAAGAAATACCTTTCCTATGATGTGGGAGCATTTTTTTTAAATTACAAAGATCGTTTGGGTGTGATATTACGGGAAGTAAGTGATATCCAACAGGAGCGGTTTAGAGGGAACATAGGGGATGCCATTACCTATGGCATTGAAAGTTTTGTGGACTGGAATATATGGGAAACCCTGTCCACAGAAAAAAACGATATCAAACTCGGTACTTTTGTCAACCTGGCCCTTACAGATTCAAAATACACCTCTTCCCAAGAAAACAATGTGAAGGGCAAAAAAGTGGAGTTCATTCCCGGTATTAACCTAAAAACAGGATTAAATTTTGGGTATAAAGACTTTTTGGGTAGTTTGCAATATACTTATTTGGGCCAACAGTTTACCGATGCCACCAATTCGCCCAGGGATTTTCAAAGCCAGAGTGGTATTGTAGGTGAAATACCTGCCTATAATATTATGGATCTTTCTTTTTCCTATACCTATAATCGGTTTAAACTGGAAGCGGGGGTCAACAATGTTTTGAACGAAAGTTATTTTACACGCCGTGCGACGGGCTATCCGGGCCCAGGGATCATACCAAGTTTACCACGAACCATATATGTGCTCTTACAACTTAAATTTTGA
- a CDS encoding copper-translocating P-type ATPase gives MENHEQHKNNEMDHSKMDHSKMNHEKEDHSKMDHSKMKNGDGDHSGHNPGHGQMGHDHHKMMIADFRQRFWVTLVLTIPILFFSPMIQEFFGYEFLLPGNPYILFALSTVVYFYGGWPFLKGFVSEIKNGAPGMMTLISMAISVAYFYSSATVFGLRGVDFFWELSTLIAIMLVGHWIEMKSVLGASKALQLLVSIMPAEAHRVKGDTIEDIPLEDLLKNDVILVKPGEKVPADGIIVEGSSYLNESMLTGESKPVKKEEKDKVIGGSVNGNSTLKVKVEHTGKDSYLNKVITMVEEAQKTKSKMQNLSDRAAKWLTYIALAIGFGTLAIWLILGFPFVYALERMVTVMVIACPHALGLAIPLVVAISTAVSAQNGLLIRNRTAFEESRKISALLFDKTGTLTKGDFGVTRIKSVNVSYSNDEILRLSSALEQSSEHPIAVGIIKKVKEDNITIPKPENFNAITGKGVEANVEGKQVKVVSPGYLRDEKITIPEDAYSDAAETVVFVLIEGQLAGYIALADEIRPESAEAIKIFKKNNIKVLMATGDNEKTAKAVSEKLGLDGYYAEVLPHQKVEIVEELQNKGEFVAMTGDGVNDAPALAKADVGIAVGSGTDVAAETADIILVNSNPQDIANLILFGKATYNKMIQNLIWATGYNVVAIPLAAGVLYSSGFVLGPAVAAVFMSLSTIIVAINAQLLKRKIGKN, from the coding sequence ATGGAAAATCACGAGCAGCACAAAAACAACGAAATGGACCATTCGAAAATGGATCATTCTAAAATGAACCACGAAAAAGAAGATCATTCCAAAATGGATCATTCCAAAATGAAAAATGGAGATGGAGACCATTCGGGTCATAATCCGGGTCACGGACAAATGGGTCACGACCATCATAAAATGATGATTGCAGACTTTAGACAACGGTTTTGGGTAACACTCGTGCTTACCATCCCCATATTGTTCTTCTCACCAATGATTCAAGAATTTTTTGGTTATGAATTTTTACTTCCAGGAAATCCATACATCCTTTTTGCACTTTCCACTGTTGTATATTTTTATGGTGGTTGGCCTTTTCTTAAAGGATTTGTTTCCGAAATAAAGAATGGTGCACCTGGTATGATGACACTTATATCTATGGCTATAAGTGTCGCCTATTTCTACAGTTCTGCAACTGTCTTTGGTTTACGAGGAGTTGACTTTTTCTGGGAGCTGTCAACACTAATTGCTATTATGCTTGTTGGTCATTGGATAGAAATGAAAAGTGTATTAGGCGCTTCAAAAGCATTACAGCTTTTAGTTAGTATAATGCCTGCCGAAGCTCACAGGGTAAAAGGCGACACTATTGAAGATATACCACTTGAAGATTTGTTGAAAAATGACGTGATTTTGGTAAAGCCAGGAGAGAAAGTTCCAGCTGATGGTATCATAGTAGAAGGTTCAAGTTATTTAAACGAATCAATGCTTACAGGGGAGTCCAAGCCTGTAAAAAAAGAAGAAAAGGATAAGGTAATAGGTGGTTCAGTAAATGGCAATAGCACTTTAAAGGTAAAGGTGGAACATACAGGAAAAGACAGCTATCTCAATAAGGTTATTACGATGGTTGAGGAAGCACAAAAGACCAAATCTAAAATGCAAAACCTTTCCGATAGGGCAGCAAAATGGTTGACTTATATAGCTTTGGCTATTGGTTTTGGTACGTTGGCAATTTGGCTGATTTTAGGCTTTCCGTTTGTGTATGCATTAGAAAGAATGGTTACCGTTATGGTCATCGCTTGTCCACACGCATTGGGTCTTGCAATTCCTCTTGTAGTTGCCATTTCTACTGCTGTATCTGCACAAAATGGATTATTAATCCGTAATAGAACTGCCTTTGAAGAATCACGTAAGATATCCGCCTTACTATTTGACAAAACAGGGACTTTGACCAAAGGGGACTTTGGCGTTACTCGAATCAAATCTGTAAATGTGTCCTATTCAAACGATGAAATCTTAAGACTGTCAAGTGCGTTGGAACAAAGTTCAGAACATCCAATTGCTGTTGGGATTATTAAAAAAGTTAAAGAAGACAATATTACAATCCCAAAGCCTGAAAACTTTAATGCGATCACTGGTAAAGGTGTAGAGGCAAATGTAGAAGGAAAGCAAGTAAAAGTGGTTAGTCCTGGTTATTTAAGGGATGAAAAAATAACTATTCCTGAAGATGCTTATAGTGACGCTGCTGAAACTGTTGTATTTGTATTAATTGAAGGACAACTAGCAGGATACATTGCACTTGCTGACGAAATAAGACCTGAATCTGCGGAAGCTATAAAAATATTTAAAAAGAACAATATCAAAGTTTTGATGGCAACTGGGGATAACGAAAAAACAGCCAAAGCTGTGAGTGAAAAATTAGGGTTGGATGGCTATTATGCCGAAGTGCTACCACACCAAAAAGTAGAAATTGTAGAAGAGTTACAAAACAAAGGAGAGTTTGTGGCTATGACTGGAGATGGCGTAAACGATGCGCCCGCACTTGCCAAAGCTGATGTAGGAATCGCTGTTGGTTCTGGTACTGATGTAGCCGCCGAAACAGCCGATATTATATTGGTAAATAGCAATCCACAAGATATTGCAAACCTAATTTTGTTCGGAAAGGCTACGTACAATAAAATGATTCAGAACCTAATATGGGCAACTGGGTATAATGTGGTGGCCATTCCATTAGCTGCAGGTGTTCTATACTCTTCTGGCTTTGTTTTAGGACCAGCTGTAGCAGCGGTATTTATGAGTTTGAGTACAATTATAGTGGCTATTAATGCGCAATTATTGAAGCGAAAAATCGGTAAAAATTAA
- a CDS encoding imelysin family protein, with the protein MKHWKLWSFISIGLLIVACSKDNGNENLPPANNNFDRGAMLLNWADNIIVPAYTSFKTEAENLNTAATVFANEPTEANLQDLRASWAASYIAFQKVSMFEIGKAEEVRYRNRLNIYPSDTQRIENFIETGSYDLALPSTIDVQGFPAIDYLINGLGATDTEIVSFYTVNGNAQGYKNYLGTLTETILQLTTTVLDDWNASFRDVFVANTSSSATGSVDQMANDYIFYFEKSLRAGKVGIPAGVFSQQPLPQNVEARYKKDFSKQLLLTAVKASQDFFNGKYFNNNATGESFNTYLNFLNSIKNGEDLSSLINAQFNAAETQANELNNNFALQIETDNTKMLSTYDELQRNVILLKVDMLQALGINVDYVDADGD; encoded by the coding sequence ATGAAACACTGGAAACTTTGGAGTTTTATTAGTATCGGACTGCTGATTGTAGCGTGTTCAAAAGATAATGGGAACGAAAACTTGCCACCGGCTAACAATAATTTTGATCGTGGCGCAATGCTTTTAAATTGGGCAGATAATATCATTGTCCCTGCATATACTTCTTTTAAAACAGAGGCCGAAAACCTGAACACTGCTGCAACGGTCTTTGCAAATGAGCCTACAGAGGCAAACCTTCAGGATTTGCGAGCTTCGTGGGCCGCATCCTATATTGCCTTTCAAAAGGTCTCTATGTTTGAAATTGGCAAAGCCGAAGAAGTAAGGTACAGGAACCGACTGAATATTTACCCCTCTGACACCCAAAGAATAGAAAATTTTATAGAAACTGGCAGTTATGACTTGGCTTTGCCATCTACAATAGATGTACAAGGTTTCCCTGCTATAGATTATCTGATCAACGGCCTTGGCGCAACAGATACCGAAATTGTAAGCTTCTATACCGTCAACGGCAATGCCCAGGGATATAAAAATTATCTCGGCACCCTTACGGAGACTATCCTGCAATTGACCACAACAGTACTCGACGATTGGAATGCCAGCTTTAGGGATGTTTTTGTCGCAAATACAAGTTCGTCGGCAACGGGATCTGTTGACCAAATGGCGAACGACTATATCTTCTATTTTGAAAAATCGTTGCGGGCGGGCAAAGTGGGGATACCCGCAGGTGTTTTCTCCCAACAACCATTACCCCAAAATGTAGAGGCTCGCTATAAAAAAGATTTTTCCAAACAATTGCTGCTAACAGCAGTTAAGGCAAGCCAAGATTTTTTTAATGGAAAATATTTTAACAACAATGCGACTGGAGAAAGTTTTAATACTTACCTCAATTTTTTGAATAGCATTAAAAATGGGGAAGACCTTAGCAGTCTTATCAACGCTCAATTCAATGCTGCAGAAACCCAAGCAAATGAACTAAACAATAATTTTGCTCTACAGATTGAAACTGACAATACCAAAATGCTAAGTACCTATGATGAGCTACAACGCAACGTTATCCTCTTAAAAGTGGATATGTTGCAGGCATTGGGCATAAATGTGGATTATGTAGATGCCGATGGCGATTAG